A window of the Vespa crabro chromosome 8, iyVesCrab1.2, whole genome shotgun sequence genome harbors these coding sequences:
- the LOC124426192 gene encoding transmembrane protease serine 9-like produces the protein MKNLFVVINVLVAAVSGVPSDLPRITGRIFPEGRIIGGENTNIIQAPHQVSILILGSHYCGGSIINKEWILTAGHCAGKPLSYYSVRTGSDKSTSGGIINIVSGIYQHENFSSTSKGVPLNDIALIRLSMPIEENETQKSVTLFSKDEKAEPGSIAIITGWGKTGHGMPEFLQTVTVPVIEKVDCYKAYEKLFGGIGENQICAAYPQGGKDACQGDSGGPMTIGGRQAGIVSWGNGCALKGYPGVYTEISKYHDWITKITNLEFPLSYLISSPSLSLPSMFAHITLHLYLFDTSTSDDTECIKQTKEINMFVQLTIVFLIAVAAADPIPRVPVLNPYTPNGRIVGGEDVQIEEVPHQVLLQAFGFGFCGGSIIDKNWVLTAGHCASYSPSTITIRAGTTTKTSGGSQHKVAKIIRHEEYSTNKYGVPENDVALIRLEEPFKLDEKRQPISLFNASEESVPGVKATISGWGAIYQGGAASEKLQIVQVPVVAKAKCNEAYASFGGVPAGQICAAYPEGGKDACQGDSGGPLTIDGRLAGIVSWGNGCAKKGYPGVYTEVAAFREWIDSKLNA, from the exons ATGAAGAACTTATTCGTTGTTATCAATGTACTGGTAGCCGCTGTGTCAG GTGTGCCAAGTGATTTGCCAAGGATAACGGGCCGAATATTTCCAGAGGGACGTATAATTGGCGGAGAAAACACTAACATTATACAGGCCCCACATCAAGTTAGTATTCTGATATTAGGCTCACATTATTGTGGCGGAAGCATAATCAATAAGGAATGGATTCTCACGGCTGGACATTGCGCTGGGAAACCCTTATCCTATTATAGCGTACGTACTGGATCGGACAAGTCTACTTCCGGTGGTATAATCAATATTGTGTCAGGAATATACCAACATGAAAACTTTTCATCTACCTCTAAGGGTGTACCATTAAATGACATAGCCCTTATTCGTTTATCCATGCCTATTGAAGAAAACGAGACGCAAAAATCTGtaacattattttcaaaagatgAAAAGGCCGAACCAGGAAGCATCGCAATTATCACGGGCTGGGGTAAAACAGGACACGGTATGCCAGAGTTTCTACAAACAGTGACAGTTCCTGTCATCGAGAAAGTCGATTGTTACAAAgcttatgaaaaattattcggTGGTATTGGTGAAAATCAAATCTGCGCGGCTTATCCCCAAGGTGGAAAGGATGCTTGCCAAGGTGATTCTGGCGGTCCAATGACCATAGGCGGTCGCCAAGCTGGTATAGTTTCTTGGGGTAATGGTTGTGCGCTTAAAGGATATCCCGGTGTGTATACCGAAATCTCCAAATATCACGACTGGATCACTAAGATAACCAATCTCGAATT TCCCCTTTCCTATCTCATCTCTTCCCCATCCCTATCTCTACCCTCTATGTTTGCCCACATAACTTTACATCTGTACCTATTTGACACGTCT ACGTCGGACGATACCGAATGCATcaaacaaacgaaagaaatcaACATGTTCGTACAATTAACAATTGTTTTCCTCATTGCTGTTGCAGCTG CGGATCCTATTCCGAGGGTCCCAGTTTTGAATCCTTACACGCCAAACGGTCGTATCGTCGGTGGTGAAGATGTCCAAATCGAGGAAGTACCTCATCAAGTACTTCTACAGGCATTTGGTTTTGGTTTCTGCGGTGGTAgtatcattgataaaaattggGTCCTTACAGCAGGTCATTGTGCGAGTTATTCACCATCGACAATAACTATACGTGCTGGAACAACTACAAAGACTTCAGGAGGTAGTCAACATAAG gTGGCAAAGATCATCAGACACGAGGAATACAGCACCAACAAGTATGGTGTTCCTGAAAATGACGTGGCATTGATCCGTTTAGAAGAGCCATTTAAACTCGATGAAAAACGTCAACCGATTTCTTTGTTCAATGCATCCGAAGAATCTGTTCCTGGAGTAAAAGCTACGATCAGTGGTTGGGGTGCAATTTATCAAGGTGGTGCAGCTTCGGAAAAACTTCAGATCGTCCAGGTTCCAGTGGTCGCTAAGGCAAAATGCAATGAGGCTTATGCCTCGTTCGGTGGGGTACCAGCTGGACAAATTTGTGCGGCTTATCCAGAAGGTGGTAAGGATGCTTGCCAAGGTGACTCTGGTGGTCCTCTTACTATCGATGGTCGATTGGCTGGTATTGTCTCCTGGGGTAATGGTTGTGCGAAGAAAGGATACCCCGGTGTTTATACCGAAGTGGCAGCTTTCCGTGAATGGATCGATTCTAAGTTAAACGCTTAA
- the LOC124426053 gene encoding trypsin-4-like produces MNLRSSNRIVGGAFINITSIPFMISIMLKGQHMCGGGILDEYSVVTAAHCAQEVINRIQDVQVRSGSSYEDEDGVIHNVTKITIHESFNPDTNDYDIAVLKVNPPFNYDNNTQSLTIAKNESTYTDFGLVAGWGYFLNFDPVLSRQLQFVILPKVQKDECKNDYANEQKISDTQVCYGFRNGGKDACKGDSGGPMVNMDHVLIGLTSWGDGCATPGKPGVYTDAILLRDWIKKQIEKD; encoded by the exons ATGAATCTTCGATCATCGAACAGAATTGTTGGAGgtgcatttataaatatcacgTCAATTCCATTCATG atcTCGATAATGTTGAAAGGTCAACACATGTGTGGTGGTGGTATTCTCGACGAGTATTCGGTTGTAACAGCCGCACATTGTGCCCAAga AGTCATCAATCGTATACAGGATGTTCAAGTTCGTAGCGGATCTTCTTACGAAGACGAAGATGGTGTCATTCAtaatgtaacaaaaataactattcaTGAAAGTTTTAATCCTGATACAAACGATTACGACATCGCGGTGTTAAAAGTGAATCCACCAttcaattatgataataatacacaATCATTAACTATAGCGAAGAATGAATCGACTTACACTGATTTTGGCTTGGTAGCTGGTTGGGGATACTTTCTG aaCTTCGATCCGGTTCTCTCCAGACAATTACAATTCGTTATATTACCAAAAGTACAAAAAGATGaatgtaaaaatgattatgcaaatgaacaaaaaatatctGATACACAAGTATGTTATGGATTTCGTAATGGAGGAAAGGATGCTTGTaaa GGTGATTCAGGTGGACCAATGGTCAATATGGATCATGTTTTAATTGGTTTAACATCATGGGGTGATGGATGTGCAACACCAGGTAAGCCTGGTGTTTATACTGATGCTATTCTACTTCGTGATtggataaaaaaacaaattgaaaagGATTAA